From the genome of Chanos chanos chromosome 5, fChaCha1.1, whole genome shotgun sequence, one region includes:
- the plpp2a gene encoding phospholipid phosphatase 2 isoform X3 — protein MVVSALPFLIMTIVFRPYQRGIYCDDESIRYPYKPDTISHGMMAAVTITCSIVIITSGEAYLVYTKRLYSNSNFNRYVSALYKVVGTFLFGACVSQSLTEMAKFTIGRPRPNFMDVCKPIVCKGYMTELNCTGNIRNVTESRLSFYSGHSSFGMYSMLFLALYVQARMVSKWARLLRPTIQFFLVAFAIYVGYTRVSDYKHHWSDVLVGLLQGALIAILNVRYVSDFFKDRPPLCQHAETGENEEMERKPSLQIADTERNNHYNYQRPV, from the exons ATGGTTGTAT CCGCGCTGCCCTTCCTGATCATGACCATTGTCTTCCGGCCATACCAGCGTGGCATCTACTGTGATGACGAGAGCATCCGTTACCCCTACAAACCAGACACCATCTCCCATGGCATGATGGCTGCCGTCACCATCACCTGCTCCATCGTTATT ATCACGTCTGGAGAGGCCTACCTAGTGTACACAAAGAGACTGTACTCCAATTCAAACTTCAACCGGTATGTGTCTGCCCTGTATAAAGTGGTAGGCACTTTCTTGTTTGGAGCCTGCGTCAGCCAGTCTCTAACTGAGATGGCCAAGTTCACCATTGGACGCCCACGACCTAACTTCATGGATGTTTGTAAGCCCATCGTGTGTAAAGGTTACATGACTGAGCTGAACTGCACAGGAAACATACGCAATGTGACTGAGTCCAG GTTATCCTTCTACTCTGGCCACTCTTCTTTTGGGATGTACTCCATGTTGTTTCTAGCG tTATATGTCCAGGCACGTATGGTGTCAAAGTGGGCACGCCTCCTGAGACCCACGATCCAGTTCTTCCTGGTGGCGTTTGCTATTTATGTGGGTTACACACGAGTGTCTGACTACAAACACCACTGGAGTGATGTGTTAGTGGGCCTCCTACAGGGGGCGCTCATTGCAATTCTTAAT GTGCGTTACGTATCAGACTTCTTTAAAGACCGCCCCCCTCTGTGCCAGCACGCTGAGActggagagaatgaggagatggAGCGGAAACCCAGTCTGCAGATCGCTGACACGGAGAGAAACAACCATTACAACTACCAAAGGCCTGTATGA
- the plpp2a gene encoding phospholipid phosphatase 2 isoform X1 has translation MSELRKKMFIVVDVLCVLVAALPFLIMTIVFRPYQRGIYCDDESIRYPYKPDTISHGMMAAVTITCSIVIITSGEAYLVYTKRLYSNSNFNRYVSALYKVVGTFLFGACVSQSLTEMAKFTIGRPRPNFMDVCKPIVCKGYMTELNCTGNIRNVTESRLSFYSGHSSFGMYSMLFLALYVQARMVSKWARLLRPTIQFFLVAFAIYVGYTRVSDYKHHWSDVLVGLLQGALIAILNVRYVSDFFKDRPPLCQHAETGENEEMERKPSLQIADTERNNHYNYQRPV, from the exons CCGCGCTGCCCTTCCTGATCATGACCATTGTCTTCCGGCCATACCAGCGTGGCATCTACTGTGATGACGAGAGCATCCGTTACCCCTACAAACCAGACACCATCTCCCATGGCATGATGGCTGCCGTCACCATCACCTGCTCCATCGTTATT ATCACGTCTGGAGAGGCCTACCTAGTGTACACAAAGAGACTGTACTCCAATTCAAACTTCAACCGGTATGTGTCTGCCCTGTATAAAGTGGTAGGCACTTTCTTGTTTGGAGCCTGCGTCAGCCAGTCTCTAACTGAGATGGCCAAGTTCACCATTGGACGCCCACGACCTAACTTCATGGATGTTTGTAAGCCCATCGTGTGTAAAGGTTACATGACTGAGCTGAACTGCACAGGAAACATACGCAATGTGACTGAGTCCAG GTTATCCTTCTACTCTGGCCACTCTTCTTTTGGGATGTACTCCATGTTGTTTCTAGCG tTATATGTCCAGGCACGTATGGTGTCAAAGTGGGCACGCCTCCTGAGACCCACGATCCAGTTCTTCCTGGTGGCGTTTGCTATTTATGTGGGTTACACACGAGTGTCTGACTACAAACACCACTGGAGTGATGTGTTAGTGGGCCTCCTACAGGGGGCGCTCATTGCAATTCTTAAT GTGCGTTACGTATCAGACTTCTTTAAAGACCGCCCCCCTCTGTGCCAGCACGCTGAGActggagagaatgaggagatggAGCGGAAACCCAGTCTGCAGATCGCTGACACGGAGAGAAACAACCATTACAACTACCAAAGGCCTGTATGA
- the plpp2a gene encoding phospholipid phosphatase 2 isoform X2, whose protein sequence is MVVCPITALPFLIMTIVFRPYQRGIYCDDESIRYPYKPDTISHGMMAAVTITCSIVIITSGEAYLVYTKRLYSNSNFNRYVSALYKVVGTFLFGACVSQSLTEMAKFTIGRPRPNFMDVCKPIVCKGYMTELNCTGNIRNVTESRLSFYSGHSSFGMYSMLFLALYVQARMVSKWARLLRPTIQFFLVAFAIYVGYTRVSDYKHHWSDVLVGLLQGALIAILNVRYVSDFFKDRPPLCQHAETGENEEMERKPSLQIADTERNNHYNYQRPV, encoded by the exons ATGGTTGTATGTCCCATCA CCGCGCTGCCCTTCCTGATCATGACCATTGTCTTCCGGCCATACCAGCGTGGCATCTACTGTGATGACGAGAGCATCCGTTACCCCTACAAACCAGACACCATCTCCCATGGCATGATGGCTGCCGTCACCATCACCTGCTCCATCGTTATT ATCACGTCTGGAGAGGCCTACCTAGTGTACACAAAGAGACTGTACTCCAATTCAAACTTCAACCGGTATGTGTCTGCCCTGTATAAAGTGGTAGGCACTTTCTTGTTTGGAGCCTGCGTCAGCCAGTCTCTAACTGAGATGGCCAAGTTCACCATTGGACGCCCACGACCTAACTTCATGGATGTTTGTAAGCCCATCGTGTGTAAAGGTTACATGACTGAGCTGAACTGCACAGGAAACATACGCAATGTGACTGAGTCCAG GTTATCCTTCTACTCTGGCCACTCTTCTTTTGGGATGTACTCCATGTTGTTTCTAGCG tTATATGTCCAGGCACGTATGGTGTCAAAGTGGGCACGCCTCCTGAGACCCACGATCCAGTTCTTCCTGGTGGCGTTTGCTATTTATGTGGGTTACACACGAGTGTCTGACTACAAACACCACTGGAGTGATGTGTTAGTGGGCCTCCTACAGGGGGCGCTCATTGCAATTCTTAAT GTGCGTTACGTATCAGACTTCTTTAAAGACCGCCCCCCTCTGTGCCAGCACGCTGAGActggagagaatgaggagatggAGCGGAAACCCAGTCTGCAGATCGCTGACACGGAGAGAAACAACCATTACAACTACCAAAGGCCTGTATGA